Sequence from the Montipora foliosa isolate CH-2021 chromosome 12, ASM3666993v2, whole genome shotgun sequence genome:
AATTTTGTGTTGAGATCCATGGATTGCATTTTTGATCCCTTCTGTGAAGATGCTGCCAAGCCACCCAGGAAGTGCTTCAAGGAGAGGTATGCAGATGTGATTTTTGTTTGTGGTGGCAGAACAGCCTTATGCTATGCACCCCAGGATGACATTTGGTATCTGTTGCCAGACATGTTATTTGAACATCAAGATCATGCTGTTGTTCAATACAGAGATAAAGTTTGCATTTTTGGGGGACAGCGTGTTGGACCGGGAGAATCTCATGTAATAGAATACTTTCTTTTTTCCACTAATTGCTGGGGGACAGTTGAACGAAGAcatgaaaatgacaattttaccTGTTTATCAGTTCTAGCTGGTTACATCTATGCATTAGATTCATTTGATGGTGCCGTTTTTCTCTATAAGCTTGATGACAATGTTTGTGAGGCTGTGGCTGATCCACCAACTGTTCGCTATGGAGCTTGTTTAGTCAGTGATAAAAGACACCTTTACTTAGTTGGAGGAAGTAGTTTGCCTTTGCTTCAGACATCTCAGACAGTGGAAAGGTTTGATCCTATGTTGGCCACATGGGAGGAGGTTGCAGCTATGAATGAGGCAAGATATGATGCTTTTGGAGCAGCCATGAATGGCAAGATCTACATAGCAGGTGGCATGAAGAAAATTGAGAGACATCATACAGTACTGAAGTCTTGTGAGGTGTATGACCCATCAACTAATGAATGGCAAGTCATTAGTAGCCTCAAGGTGTGTCGTCAATCTGCAAACATGGTATGCATTCAGGAAGCCCTTTATGTGGTTGGTGGCTTCAAAGACACACATTCATCTTCAAGAGAGTTATCAGTGGAAGTGTTTCAGTTAGGAGCCTGTGAATGGAAAAATAAGTCCACTATACCCACGAACTTTGAGAATGCAAATCATGGGGatcgaaaaaaaaagattcatcATCATAAGGCATGTCTTGCAGTGATACACAAGAGCCTATTAGAAAAGCTGTGTAagctttgacattttga
This genomic interval carries:
- the LOC137979465 gene encoding kelch-like protein 3, yielding MSQSPASIGKEEYVQAVALEIKDLKTSASNSNMADLSQPMQSDPSKYCQKLIYRLDALRRKESFYDVTVSVKDKEFKAHRLVLAAASPFFLSLLVSDMREGKEQFIRIELEEATGSVMEEVLKYIYTGNVAVTKENAHDLVAAADYLLLPGMKNLACDVLETNITLQNCIFNYDFADKYQCLELMHESCEFINSNFSSVMETEDFLKLDIEQVMKWVSSDHVTVGSEEEIFKGIVKWVSHKKSERESNFAELLRQVRLKSMSRDFLLNELVNEELVATSNASLNFVLRSMDCIFDPFCEDAAKPPRKCFKERYADVIFVCGGRTALCYAPQDDIWYLLPDMLFEHQDHAVVQYRDKVCIFGGQRVGPGESHVIEYFLFSTNCWGTVERRHENDNFTCLSVLAGYIYALDSFDGAVFLYKLDDNVCEAVADPPTVRYGACLVSDKRHLYLVGGSSLPLLQTSQTVERFDPMLATWEEVAAMNEARYDAFGAAMNGKIYIAGGMKKIERHHTVLKSCEVYDPSTNEWQVISSLKVCRQSANMVCIQEALYVVGGFKDTHSSSRELSVEVFQLGACEWKNKSTIPTNFENANHGDRKKKIHHHKACLAVIHKSLLEKLCKL